TGTCGTGACCAGCGCGCCGCATACGGCCACCGCCCGCTCGGTCGCCGAGGACGCGACAGTGCTGCTCAAGAACGGCGGGGTTCTGCCGCTGAACGCAGCGACGGTCGGCTCCATCGCCGTCATCGGGCCGGACGGCGGGACCGGCGAACAAACCGCCGGTGGCGGATCGGGTCACGTCAACGCACCACCCGGCGTGACGCCCTTCGATGGCATCACCCGGCGGGCAGGGTCGGGCGTGCATGTGCGGTACGCCGCGGGGCTTCCCAACGACATCGCCGGCGCCGCCAAGCTCGCGGCGAACTCATCGGTCGCCGTGGTATTCGCCAACGATGCCGAAGCCGAGAACGTCGACCGCCCGAACCTCTCGCTCCCGCACAATCAGGATGCCCTGATCTCCGCGGTCGCCGCGGCGAACCCGCACACGGTCGTGGTCCTCAACACCGGTGGTCCGGTGCTCATGCCCTGGTTGAACAAGGTCAGCGGCGTCCTGGAGGCCTGGTATCCGGGCCAGGAGGACGGCAACGCCGCCGCCGCGGTGCTCTTCGGCGACGTCGATCCGTCAGGAAAACTGCCGGTCACCTTCCCCGCGAGCGCGGCCCAGAGCCCCACGGCTGCCGCGATCCGACGGACCGCGCCCAACAACACGATCGTCTACGGCGAGGGCCTCGAGATGGGGTACCGCTGGTACGACGCCCACACCCAGAATCCGTTGTTCCCGTTCGGATACGGCCGGTCCTACACCACGTTCCGGGTCAGCAACCTCGCCACCGTGGCGAACGCGGACGGCAGCGCCACGGTTGACGCCGACGTGACCAACACCGGCAGCCGCGCCGGCCGGTCGACTCTCGAGATCTACGTCGGACATCCGGCCGCCGCCGGCGAACCGCCGCACCAGCTCGGCGCATTCGGCAAGACGCCCGTCCTCGCCCCCGCCGCAACGAGGCACGTCCGTCTCACGGTGCCCGCGAGCGCCTTCCTGCATTGGGACACCGCCGGCCACCGGTGGGCCGGAACCGCGGGGGCGTACACGATCTGGGCCGGGGGCTCCTCGCGGAACCTGCCGCTGCACCAGACCCTTCGACCGCGCTTCACGAATGGTCCGCCGTGGCTGCTGGCCTACCGCAACACTGACGGCTCCCTCGCCGCGCGGCGTTCGGAGGACCCCCGGGCGAACCCGGATCGCTCCCTGGGCTCCCCGGCCGGGCTGGGGATCTCCGGCCCACCGGCGGTCGCGATCACAGCGAACGGTCGCACGTACTACGTCGCCGCCGGGGTGGATCACGCGCTGTACGTCCGGACCACAGTCACCGGCTGGACCCGGCTGGTCGCCTCCGCCGGCAACCACTGCACTCAGCCGGGCGCGGTGGTCGCCGGCACACAGCTGCTCTTCGGCTGCCTGGGGACCGGCGCCAGGATCTACGAAGCCGCCGCCGGCATCCCCGCCGCAAACGGCAATCCGCAGGCTCCGAGCATGTCCCCGGTGGCGGGTGGCGTGCGATCCGGGCCGGCAATGTATGAGGACGCCGGCACGCTCCACCTGACATTCCTGGGCGCCCCCTATGCCGGAGGCAACACCTACGACCGGACCCTGACCGCCGCCGGCCGTCATCTCGGAACGACCTGTGCCGGGCCGCCCGCGGCCGCCGCGGCCGCCGGCACGCGGTGGTTCGCCTGCCGCAGCACGGCCGGCGCGCTGGAATACCGGCACGAGGGTGTCGGCGGCCCGGGGACCGGCGCCGTCGGGTCCATGACGGGCACTCCAGGGCTCGCCGTCGCCGCCACGGGCGCCCAGGTCACCGCGAGCTACGCCGGGACCAATCACTCCATCTACACCCGGCTGCTCACCAGGATCGCCGTCGACCCGAGCCGCCGCTCCGCTACCGGTACGACGATGGAAGGTGTCGCCGCAAGCGACCCGCCGAGGTGAGCGGCGCGTCCCTCAGGCCGGCGTGACCCGGATCATGTTCCACGACATCGGCGGCAGCGCGACGGTGACCCCGCCGCCGTCGACATGGCCCTCCGGGAGCCTGCGCGGTGCGACCCGATCTGGGTGGTCGACGGTGTTGGTGGCCAGCGGGTCCTCGTGGGTGACGACGGTGTGGGCGACGGTCTGCAGCGCGGGGAGCGAGCGGAGGTCGAGCTGCAGCGGCTGGGCGTCGTGCTGGTCGCGGTTGACCGCGAAGACGGTCAGCTCACCGGTCTCCTCGGCGAGGACCGCGACGCTGTCGATCACCGGCACGTCGCCGAACCACGCGGTGTCGTAGGTCGGGCCGTCGGTGACCGTACGGAGCACGGTGCCCCGCCCGTAGCGGCTGGTCAGTGCGAAGGGGTGGAAGATCGTCTGCCGCCACGCGGGTCCGCCGGTCTCGGTGAAGATCGGTGCGATCACGTTCACCAGCTGGGCGAGGCAGCCGAGGCGCACCCGGTCCGCGTGCCGCAGCAGGCTGATCAGCAGGTTGCCGACCACCACGGCGTCGACCGCGTTGTAGATGTTCTCGAGCAGGTGCGGCGCCTCCGGCCACTGCGTGGTCGGCCGCTCCTCCCCCATGTACCAGACGTTCCACTCGTCGAAGGACAGGTTGATCCGCTTCTTGTGCCGGCCCTTGGCGCGCACCGCGTCGACGGTCGAAACCACGCCGTCGATGAACTGGTCCATGTCGGTAGCACAGGCCAGGAAGCTGTCCCGGTCGCCCTTGCGCTCCTGGTAGTAGGAGTGCAGCGAGACGTAGTCGACGTGCTCATAGGTGTGCTCGAGGACCGTCGCCTCCCACTCGCCGAAGGTCGCCATCCGCGAGTTGGACGACCCGCACGCCACCAGCTCGATCGACGGGTCGACCCATTTCATGGCCTTCGCCGTCTCGGTGGCGAGTCGTCCGTACTCCTCGGCGGTCTTGTGCCCGATCTGCCACGGCCCGTCCATCTCGTTGCCGAGGCACCACACCGGCACGCGGTGTGGTTCGGTCGCGCCGTTCTTACGGCGTAGATCGGACCACTTGGTGCCACCGGCGTGGTTGCAGTACTCCACCAGATTCTGTGCCGCATCCACGCCGCGGGTGCCGAGGTTGACCGCGAGCATCGGCTCGGCGCCCACCCGCCGCGACCATGCGCAGAACTCGTCGGTGCCGACGGCGTTCGACTCGAGCGACTTCCACGCGAGGTCGAGCCGGGCGGGTCGTTCGGCCCGCGGGCCGATCCCGTCCTCCCACTCGTAGCCGGAGACGAAGTTGCCGCCCGGGTAACGGAGCATCGGGGTGTCGAGCTCGCGGACGAGCCCGGCGACGTCCTCGCGGAAGCCGTCCTGGTCCGCGGTCTCGTGGTCGGGCTCGTAGATGCCGGTGTAGACGCAGCGCCCGAGGTGCTCGACGAACGAGCCGTAGAGCCTCGGGTCGACCTCACCGATGCGGAATGCGGGATCTACGGTGATGCGGGCGTCGGGCACGCCTGTTCCCTTCTCGAGTCGTGTCGTGCGGGACGGAACTGTCTACTTGATGCCGGTGTTGGCGATTCCCTCGACGATCCGGCGCTGGAAGAGCAGGAACACCAGGATCAGCGGGAGTGCGCCGAGCACCGCGGAGGCCATCACCTGGCCGTAGATGATGCCGTACGCCGACTGCACGCTCGCCAGTCCGACGGGGATGGTCATCAGCTTGGTACTGGAGAGCACGAGCAGCGGCCATAGCAGCTGGTTCCACGTCCACACGAAGGTGAAGATGGTCACGGCGGAGATGGCCGGCTTGCACAGCGGCATGAAGATGCGCGAATAGATCCGGAACCAGCCGGCCCCGTCCAGTCGGGCGGACTCGACGAGGTCCTTGGGCAGTCCGTCGAAGAACGACGCGAACACGAACACCGCGATCGGCGTCGCGATCGCCGGCAGGACGATCGCCCAGTAGGTGTTGAGCAGCTTGAGGCCGTTGAACTCGCGGAAGAGCGGGAGGATCAGCACCTGCGCGGGGATCAACAGGCCGGCCAGGATGAGGCCGAGCATGATCCGCTTTCCGCGGAACTGCGTGCGGGAGATGGCGAAGCCGGCCATCGAGCAGACGACGACCGTGAATGCCGCGGAAAGGCCGGACGTCACGATGCTGTTGAGGTACCAGCTGGGCAGGTCGGTGGCGTTGACGACCTGCCGGTAGTTGTCGATGTTCCAGTGACTGGTCCACCACGAGATCGGGTTGGTGGTGATCTCCGCCTCGGGCCGCACCGACGTGTCGATGGCCCACAACAGCGGGATCAGCCAGACGGCGGCGAAGACCAGCAGTACCGACCCGCAGAAGAAGTTGAAGTAGCGGGTCCGGTGGTCGCCCCGGCCGGCCACCGTCGATCTGCCGTGGCGGGCGGGGGTGCGCACTGTAGTGACAGCCATGGCTCAGGCCTCCTTGGCCTGGCGACGACTCGCCAGGAACCACACGATCGAAACGACAAGGATCAGCAGGAAGAACAACATCGACGCGGCAGCGGCGTAACCGGCGCGGTAGTCGGTGAAGCCGATGTCGTAGATGTACTCGATCGCCGGCCGCGTGGCGTAGTTCGGCCCGCCCTGCAACAGCAGGTACATCTGGTCGAACACCTTCAGCGACGCGATGATCTGCAGCATGGTGACCAGGAGCGTGGTACGCCGGAGCAGCGGGATCGTGATCGACCGCATCTGCCGCCACGGGCTCGCGCCGTCGACCGACGCCGCTTCGTAGAGCTCGCGCGGTATCTCCTGAAGCCCGGCGAGGTAGAGCACGAAGTTGAAGCCGATGGTCCACCAGATCGTCATGATGACGACCGAGGCCATCGCCCAGTTGGGGTCACCGAGCCAGTTGGGCGGGGTGATCCCGATGTCGGTGAGCCAGCCGTCGAACAGGCCGATCGACGGCGCGTAGAGCCAGCTGAAGACGAGCGCGACGGCGGCGGACGGGACGACGTAAGGCGCGAAGAACACGAGCCGGAAGAACCATCGCCCGTGCCGGAGCCGGTCGGTCAGCAGGGCCATGCCCAGCGCGAGAACGATCAGCGGCGGCGTGGTCAGGATCGTGAAGAGCACGGTGTGCCAGATCGACGACCAGAAGTCGCTGTTCTTCAACGCCTCGGCGTAGTTGGACACGCCGGCGAAGCCGGACAGGCCGGGCCGGACGAGGCTGGTGTTGAAGAAGCTCATCACGATGCCGTAGAGCGTCGGCCCGATGAGGAACAGCAGGTAGAGCACCAGGAACGGGGTCATCAACCCCCAGCCGGCGCGGTTGTCGGCGCGTTTCGTCTCGTTCTTGTCGGCCGTTTGGCCTGCCGTCGGTGCGGCGACGGTGGTGACCGCCATGGGAATACCTCCAGTGAGCAGGCGTCGCTATCCGACGGGTGACTTGGCAACGGTGTAGCGGGTGAGCCCCTTGCGGATCTGCGCGATGGCGGCCGCGGGGGTCAACTGTCCCGACTCGACCGCGGAGATCGCCGACCCCACGACGATTTCGAAGTCCGACCCGGAGCCGGAATACCACCCGGGCGGGTCGTAAGCCGCCGCGTAGGCCGCATCGACGTAGTTGGACTGCGGCTTGAGCTTCTTGTAGGCCGCGCTCTTCTGGATCGGCAGCCAGGCCGGGACGTGTCCGCCGGCGGCCCACGTCATGCTCTGGTCGAGCATGTTCCGGATGAAGGCGAGGTCGAGGTCGAGCCGCGCCGCGTTACGGTTGGGATCCTTGGGGAGTACGAAGGTGTGCGAGTCGGCCTGGACGGAGTACTTGCTTCCGCCGAAGACGTTCGGGAACCGCGTCATGCTGAAGGGCGTCTTGGCGGTGAGGAAGGTCGTGACCTCCCACTCGCCCTGCATGAAGAACCCGGCCTTGCCGGTGGTGAAGAGGGTGAGTGCGCCGCCGTAGTCGATGGTCGCCGGCATCAGCTTCTTGGTGACGGTCAGCTCCTGCAGGTAGGACAGGGCCTTGGTCGCCTTGGCGTCGTCGAGGATGAGCTTGCGGCCGTCGTCGGCCAGCACCTCGCCGCCCAGCTGCGAATAGAGCGTCTGGAAGATCCGCCAGCAGGTCGAGGTGTCGGAGTTGATGCTGACGGCGCCGCCCCACTCGCCGGTCACCTTCTTCGCCGCCGTCATGGCGTCGATCAGGCCGTCCGGGCCGTCGATGTCCTTCAGCGAGCCGTCCTTGTCGAGCAGGCCCGCCTTCTTGCAGACGTCGGTGTTGTAGAAGAGCACGAACGGG
Above is a window of Mycobacteriales bacterium DNA encoding:
- a CDS encoding extracellular solute-binding protein; translated protein: MTNLPGDRRGLSRRELLRSAGLLAAGGVGLTACGSSLASGVSGVGPGADQLTYWNLFSGGDGVRMVAMEQGYTKTHPQIDLSATTLTWGNPYYTKLELATLGKRPPDVGISHLTRATTLARADLLTPFNEADLARHGMTADKFTPKAWDAAHVDGKLYAVPLDTHPFVLFYNTDVCKKAGLLDKDGSLKDIDGPDGLIDAMTAAKKVTGEWGGAVSINSDTSTCWRIFQTLYSQLGGEVLADDGRKLILDDAKATKALSYLQELTVTKKLMPATIDYGGALTLFTTGKAGFFMQGEWEVTTFLTAKTPFSMTRFPNVFGGSKYSVQADSHTFVLPKDPNRNAARLDLDLAFIRNMLDQSMTWAAGGHVPAWLPIQKSAAYKKLKPQSNYVDAAYAAAYDPPGWYSGSGSDFEIVVGSAISAVESGQLTPAAAIAQIRKGLTRYTVAKSPVG
- a CDS encoding alpha-N-arabinofuranosidase; amino-acid sequence: MPDARITVDPAFRIGEVDPRLYGSFVEHLGRCVYTGIYEPDHETADQDGFREDVAGLVRELDTPMLRYPGGNFVSGYEWEDGIGPRAERPARLDLAWKSLESNAVGTDEFCAWSRRVGAEPMLAVNLGTRGVDAAQNLVEYCNHAGGTKWSDLRRKNGATEPHRVPVWCLGNEMDGPWQIGHKTAEEYGRLATETAKAMKWVDPSIELVACGSSNSRMATFGEWEATVLEHTYEHVDYVSLHSYYQERKGDRDSFLACATDMDQFIDGVVSTVDAVRAKGRHKKRINLSFDEWNVWYMGEERPTTQWPEAPHLLENIYNAVDAVVVGNLLISLLRHADRVRLGCLAQLVNVIAPIFTETGGPAWRQTIFHPFALTSRYGRGTVLRTVTDGPTYDTAWFGDVPVIDSVAVLAEETGELTVFAVNRDQHDAQPLQLDLRSLPALQTVAHTVVTHEDPLATNTVDHPDRVAPRRLPEGHVDGGGVTVALPPMSWNMIRVTPA
- a CDS encoding glycoside hydrolase family 3 C-terminal domain-containing protein, yielding VVTSAPHTATARSVAEDATVLLKNGGVLPLNAATVGSIAVIGPDGGTGEQTAGGGSGHVNAPPGVTPFDGITRRAGSGVHVRYAAGLPNDIAGAAKLAANSSVAVVFANDAEAENVDRPNLSLPHNQDALISAVAAANPHTVVVLNTGGPVLMPWLNKVSGVLEAWYPGQEDGNAAAAVLFGDVDPSGKLPVTFPASAAQSPTAAAIRRTAPNNTIVYGEGLEMGYRWYDAHTQNPLFPFGYGRSYTTFRVSNLATVANADGSATVDADVTNTGSRAGRSTLEIYVGHPAAAGEPPHQLGAFGKTPVLAPAATRHVRLTVPASAFLHWDTAGHRWAGTAGAYTIWAGGSSRNLPLHQTLRPRFTNGPPWLLAYRNTDGSLAARRSEDPRANPDRSLGSPAGLGISGPPAVAITANGRTYYVAAGVDHALYVRTTVTGWTRLVASAGNHCTQPGAVVAGTQLLFGCLGTGARIYEAAAGIPAANGNPQAPSMSPVAGGVRSGPAMYEDAGTLHLTFLGAPYAGGNTYDRTLTAAGRHLGTTCAGPPAAAAAAGTRWFACRSTAGALEYRHEGVGGPGTGAVGSMTGTPGLAVAATGAQVTASYAGTNHSIYTRLLTRIAVDPSRRSATGTTMEGVAASDPPR
- a CDS encoding carbohydrate ABC transporter permease translates to MAVTTVRTPARHGRSTVAGRGDHRTRYFNFFCGSVLLVFAAVWLIPLLWAIDTSVRPEAEITTNPISWWTSHWNIDNYRQVVNATDLPSWYLNSIVTSGLSAAFTVVVCSMAGFAISRTQFRGKRIMLGLILAGLLIPAQVLILPLFREFNGLKLLNTYWAIVLPAIATPIAVFVFASFFDGLPKDLVESARLDGAGWFRIYSRIFMPLCKPAISAVTIFTFVWTWNQLLWPLLVLSSTKLMTIPVGLASVQSAYGIIYGQVMASAVLGALPLILVFLLFQRRIVEGIANTGIK
- a CDS encoding sugar ABC transporter permease gives rise to the protein MAVTTVAAPTAGQTADKNETKRADNRAGWGLMTPFLVLYLLFLIGPTLYGIVMSFFNTSLVRPGLSGFAGVSNYAEALKNSDFWSSIWHTVLFTILTTPPLIVLALGMALLTDRLRHGRWFFRLVFFAPYVVPSAAVALVFSWLYAPSIGLFDGWLTDIGITPPNWLGDPNWAMASVVIMTIWWTIGFNFVLYLAGLQEIPRELYEAASVDGASPWRQMRSITIPLLRRTTLLVTMLQIIASLKVFDQMYLLLQGGPNYATRPAIEYIYDIGFTDYRAGYAAAASMLFFLLILVVSIVWFLASRRQAKEA